Proteins co-encoded in one Nicotiana sylvestris chromosome 7, ASM39365v2, whole genome shotgun sequence genomic window:
- the LOC138872841 gene encoding uncharacterized protein: protein MSFLGYLNYISRFIARSMVICEPIFKILRKDDETSWTEDRQKAFDKIKEYLSTTPVLVPPKPGWPLLLYLSVLNGAFGCVLGEHDKTGRNEQAIYYLVVKGQALADYLAENPVAGENEPLKTYFPDEEVSFVGEDITEAYDDWSMFFDGAANFKGVGIGAVLVQGEWATKNSKIFPYLHYVHELRKRFTKIEFRHVPRIHIEIADALATLSSMIQHPDKNFIDPILVRIHNQLAYCAHIKEETDRKPWFHDIKEYLVKGEYLEHANHT, encoded by the exons atgagcttcctgggatatctcaactatatcagtcgcttcatagcacggTCCAtggtcatatgtgaacccatcttcaagatattgaggaaagatgacgagacaagctggaccgaggatcgtcagaaagcttttgacaaaatcaaggagtacctgtccacaacACCGGTGTTGGTCCCGCCGAAGCCAGGAtggcctttgctactctatctatctgtgttgaatggagccttcggatgtgttctgggaGAACATGACAAGACAGGGAGAaatgagcaagccatatactacctag tggtcaaaggacaagcattagcggactatcttgctgaaaatccggtggcaGGAGAAaacgaacccctaaaaacgtattttcctgatgaagaggtatcattcgtaggagaggacattaccgaagcatatgacGATTGGAGTatgttcttcgacggagctgcaaatttcaaaggagtgggcattggagcagttttg gtacaaggagagtgggccaccaagaattccaagatatttccatatctgcaCTATGTACatgaattgaggaaaaggttcacgaagatagagtttcggcatgtgcccagaattcataTTGAgattgctgatgcattggctactttgtcatccatgatacaacatccggacAAGAATTTTATTGATCCTATCCTAGTGAGAATCCATAATCAACTGGCTTACTGTGCCCATATCAAGGAAGAGACGGAtagaaaaccttggttccatgacatcaaagagtatttagTAAAAGGAGAATATCTGGAGCATGCGAACCACActtag